From Medicago truncatula cultivar Jemalong A17 chromosome 7, MtrunA17r5.0-ANR, whole genome shotgun sequence, a single genomic window includes:
- the LOC11440836 gene encoding heat shock cognate 70 kDa protein, with protein MTRSMVHEKNQQLSITSNRMAKKFKGPAIGIDLGTTYSCVAVWQDQNNRAEIIHNDQGNRTTPSFVAFTDDKRLIGDAAKNQAASNPVNTIFDAKRLIGRKYSDSVIQNDIRLWPFKVVPGNDDKPEIIVKYKGGEKHFCAEEISSMVLTKMREIAEKFLESPVKNAVVTVPAYFNDSQRKATKDAGAIAGLNVMRIINEPTAAALAYGLQKRANCVEERNIFIFDLGGGTFDVSLLTIKNNLFEVKATSGDTHLGGEDFDNRMVNHFVMEFNRKYMKDISGSPRVLRRLRTACERTKRTLSFDTNATIDIDSLFEGIDFHSSITRAKFEQLNVDLFKKCIETVESCLSDAQIEKSSVDDAVLVGGSSRIPKVQQLLKEFFNWKDICVSINPDEAVAYGAAVQAALLCEATEKSLNLVLRDVTPLSLGTLVRGDLLSVVIPRNTPIPVKKTKNYYTTKDDLSYVSVRVYEGERLKASENNLLGKFRFSIPPAPRGQIPIKVCFSIDFDGILNVSATEDTCGNRQEITITNEKGRLSTEEIERMIQEAENFKDEDMKFKKKVKAMNDLDDYLYTMRKVMKDDSVSSMLTSIERMKINSAMIKGMKLIDEKQHHEAFLRTF; from the exons ATGACTAGAAGTATGGTTCACGAGAAGAACCAACAA TTATCAATCACTTCAAACAGAATGGCAAAAAAATTCAAGGGTCCAGCGATTGGTATTGACCTTGGAACAACCTATTCATGTGTAGCTGTTTGGCAGGACCAAAACAACAGGGCAGAGATTATTCACAATGATCAAGGAAACAGAACTACTCcttcttttgttgcttttaCTGATGATAAAAGGTTGATCGGTGATGCTGCCAAAAATCAGGCTGCTTCTAACCCAGTCAACACTATCTTTg ATGCAAAGAGGTTAATTGGAAGGAAATATAGTGATTCTGTCATTCAGAATGACATACGGTTGTGGCCATTTAAGGTTGTTCCTGGCAATGATGACAAACCTGAGATCATTGTTAAGTATAAGGGTGGGGAAAAGCACTTCTGTGCTGAGGAAATCTCATCAATGGTCCTTACAAAGATGCGTGAAATTGCAGAGAAGTTTCTGGAGTCACCTGTCAAGAATGCAGTTGTTACTGTGCCGGCTTATTTTAATGATTCTCAGCGAAAAGCCACAAAAGATGCTGGTGCCATTGCTGGTCTCAATGTAATGCGGATAATCAATGAGCCAACTGCAGCTGCTCTTGCATATGGCCTTCAAAAGAGAGCTAATTGTgttgaagagagaaatattttcatatttgatcTTGGTGGTGGAACTTTTGATGTTTCTCTTCTCACAATTAAGAATAATCTCTTTGAAGTCAAGGCCACTTCCGGAGACACACACCTTGGAGGAGAGGACTTTGATAACCGAATGGTGAACCACTTTGTTATGGAGTTCAACAGGAAGTATATGAAGGACATTAGTGGGAGCCCGAGGGTGCTTAGAAGGTTAAGAACGGCCTGCGAGAGGACAAAAAGGACACTTTCATTTGATACCAATGCGACAATTGACATAGATTCCTTATTTGAGGGTATTGATTTCCATTCATCAATCACTCGGGCCAAGTTTGAGCAACTCAATGTGGACCTCTTTAAGAAGTGTATAGAGACTGTTGAAAGTTGTCTTAGTGATGCTCAGATCGAAAAGAGTAGTGTGGATGATGCTGTCCTTGTTGGCGGTTCTTCTAGGATTCCCAAAGTGCAACAATTACTGAAAGAATTTTTCAATTGGAAGGACATTTGCGTGAGCATCAATCCTGATGAGGCAGTTGCCTATGGCGCAGCAGTTCAAGCTGCTTTGCTTTGTGAAGCCACTGAGAAGTCTCTAAACTTGGTTTTGCGAGATGTCACCCCATTATCTTTAGGTACGTTGGTAAGAGGAGATCTTCTGAGTGTTGTGATTCCTAGAAACACACCCATTCCtgtcaagaaaacaaaaaattattatacaaCTAAAGATGACTTGTCATATGTGTCGGTTAGGGTTTATGAAGGCGAGAGATTAAAAGCAAGTGAGAACAACTTGTTGGGTAAGTTTAGATTCTCAATTCCTCCTGCTCCTCGGGGCCAAATTCCTATCAAAGTATGCTTTTCCATAGATTTTGATGGTATTTTAAACGTATCCGCGACGGAAGATACCTGTGGGAATAGGCAAGAAATTACAATAACGAATGAAAAGGGAAGACTATCAACCGAAGAAATTGAGAGAATGATCCAAGAAGCTGAGAATTTCAAAGATGAAGACATGAAGTTCAAGAAGAAAGTTAAAGCAATGAATGATCTGGATGATTATCTTTACACTATGAGAAAAGTAATGAAGGATGATAGTGTTAGTTCCATGCTTACTTCAATAGAAAGAATGAAGATCAACTCTGCAATGATAAAGGGAATGAAATTGATTGATGAAAAACAGCATCATGAAGCATTTTTGAGGACTTTCTGA
- the LOC11440351 gene encoding heat shock cognate 70 kDa protein: MAKKYEGPAIGIDLGTTYSCVAVWQEQNNRAEIIHNEQGNRTTPSFVAFSGDQRLIGDAAKNQAASNPANTVFDAKRLIGRKYSDSVIKNDLQLWPFKVIAGTEDNPVIVVHFKEEEKHFVAEEISSMILAKMKEIAEKFLESKVKDAVITVPAYFNDSQRKATKDAGVISGLNVIRIINEPTAAALAYGLQKRANCVENRNIFIFDLGGGTFDVSVLTIKNNAFDVKATAGDTHLGGEDFDHRMVNHFVKEFKRKHSKDISGNSRALRRLRTACERAKRTLSFDTEATIDIDAISEGIDFCSSITRAKFEQLNMDLFEKCMETVERCLTDAEMDKKTVDDVVLVGGSSRIPKVKQLLQDFFNGKDLCMSINPDEAVAYGAAVQAALLGEGIKSVPNLVLRDVTPLSLGISIKGDVMSVLIPRNSIIPVKKKQVYHTCDDDQPGVSVDVYEGERSVASENNLLGLFELKVPLAPRGLPIQVCFAIDADGILNVSAEEETSGNKKDITITKENGRLSTEEIERMIQEAENFKEEDLKFKKKVKAMNVLDDYLYNMRKVMKDGSVTSMLTSTDKMKLNAAMIKGKNLIDDKEQHETFVFVDFLKELEKIFESALNKINKGYSDEESDSD, encoded by the exons ATGGCCAAAAAATATGAGGGACCTGCTATTGGAATTGATCTTGGAACAACCTATTCATGTGTTGCTGTATGGCAGGAACAAAACAACAGAGCTGAGATAATCCATAATGAGCAAGGAAACAGAACCACTCCTTCTTTTGTTGCTTTCTCTGGTGATCAAAGGTTGATAGGTGATGCTGCTAAAAATCAAGCTGCTTCAAACCCAGCTAACACAGTCTTTG atGCAAAGAGGTTGATTGGAAGGAAATATAGCGATTCTGTTATAAAAAACGATCTTCAGTTGTGGCCCTTTAAGGTAATTGCTGGCACTGAAGACAATCCTGTGATTGTTGTTCATTTTAAGGAAGAGGAAAAGCACTTTGTTGCGGAGGAAATTTCATCTATGATCCTTgcaaaaatgaaagagatagCCGAGAAATTTTTGGAGTCAAAGGTTAAAGATGCAGTGATCACTGTGCCTGCTTATTTTAATGATTCTCAGCGGAAAGCCACAAAAGATGCTGGTGTCATTTCTGGCCTTAATGTAATCCGGATTATCAATGAACCAACGGCTGCGGCTCTTGCATATGGTCTTCAGAAGAGAGCTAATTGTGTggaaaatagaaatatttttatctttgatCTTGGTGGTGGGACTTTCGATGTGTCTGTTCTCACAATTAAAAACAATGCTTTCGATGTCAAGGCTACTGCTGGAGATACTCACCTTGGAGGAGAGGACTTTGATCACAGAATGGTTAATCACTTTGTGAAGGAGTTCAAAAGGAAGCATTCAAAAGATATCAGTGGGAACTCGAGGGCTCTTAGGAGGTTGAGGACTGCTTGTGAGAGGGCAAAGAGGACACTTTCATTTGACACGGAGGCCACAATTGATATTGATGCTATATCTGAGGGTATTGATTTTTGTTCATCAATCACTCGTGCGAAGTTTGAGCAACTTAACATGGACCTCTTTGAAAAGTGTATGGAGACGGTTGAAAGATGTCTTACTGATGCTGAAATGGATAAGAAAACCgtagatgatgttgttcttgttgGAGGTTCTTCTAGGATTCCGAAAGTGAAGCAGCTACTGCAAGACTTTTTCAATGGAAAGGATTTGTGTATGAGCATCAACCCTGATGAGGCGGTTGCTTATGGTGCTGCTGTCCAGGCTGCTTTGTTGGGTGAAGGCATCAAATCAGTTCCAAACTTGGTGCTGCGAGATGTTACACCTTTGTCACTTGGTATATCGATAAAAGGAGATGTGATGAGTGTATTGATTCCAAGAAATTCTATCATTCCTGTAAAGAAGAAACAAGTATACCACACATGTGATGACGACCAACCAGGTGTCTCAGTTGATGTTTACGAGGGTGAGAGATCTGTTGCTAGTGAGAACAATTTGCTTGGTTTATTTGAACTCAAAGTACCTCTTGCGCCTCGTGGACTTCCTATCCAAGTATGCTTTGCTATAGATGCTGATGGTATATTAAATGTCTCTGCAGAGGAAGAAACCAGTGGTAATAAGAAAGATATTActataacaaaggaaaatgGTCGACTTTCAACTGAAGAAATTGAGAGAATGATTCAAGAAGCTGAGAATTTCAAAGAGGAAGACTTGAAGTTTAAAAAGAAAGTTAAAGCAATGAATGTTTTGGATGATTACCTTTACAACATGCGGAAAGTAATGAAGGATGGGAGTGTTACTTCCATGCTTACCTCTACTGACAAAATGAAGCTCAATGCTGCAATGATAAAAGGAAAGAATTTGATTGATGACAAAGAGCAACATGAAACATTTGTGTTTGTGGACTTTCTGAAGGAGCTTGAGAAGATATTTGAATCTGCTTTGAACAAGATTAATAAAGGTTACTCTGATGAGGAAAGTGATTCTGATTGA